Proteins from one Sulfurovum sp. TSL1 genomic window:
- a CDS encoding mechanosensitive ion channel family protein, with protein sequence MKSFLLLLSLSLSLCSAEIDTKLYDGNNTINYYKEIAKRIETAQTSEQNQTKEDTERIATERMILGKLENMLSFTLKVDPMPDSLLPDDENISSENYESYLNALTDMYATIDTLKKEQSAMQSKRHYLKKSINDITVEDKRNLLLYQLQYAFYKLKGDHQKQTIQAYEKLLIQGEERFKQKLDQVIFDIPALEKKLTRINAKFSPVEQEAVALKLSKERELIVRETISDALSKKFLRNDMDMMSLITTKIDQTLMLSLAYLQKKETQKALDLFNSDTEALQRLTPDLIDYYTIKRTILKTVFQEVAGNVALALSNVEQSAESIYDFTYGKLTEALFVFNERGISTLDILKVILIIIFGFMIAAFYKRKILNLATQREKISISSAKAISNAGYYILVFITLLFALKSIGLDLSNLGLVAGALSIGIGFGLQTLVSNFAAGIILMFERTIRLGDYIEISDTIRGTVSDMRMRSTTVTTNDNIDVVIPNSSFIQNNVINWTLENDIRRIHIPFSVAYGTSNDKVEKVILEELRSSDINYVKKNAKYPTLIWMTAMGSSSVDYELIVWVRGQSTLKPSGTKSDFLKFIYATLNKHHIEIPFPQMDLHIKNKESQKKQNEFTKEETEPKTL encoded by the coding sequence ATGAAATCATTCCTACTACTGTTGTCTCTATCTCTCTCTTTGTGCTCTGCTGAAATAGATACAAAACTCTATGACGGCAACAATACCATAAACTATTATAAAGAGATCGCAAAGCGTATTGAAACGGCACAAACATCAGAGCAGAATCAAACAAAAGAAGATACAGAACGCATCGCTACTGAGCGTATGATCTTGGGAAAACTTGAAAATATGCTCTCCTTTACCCTGAAGGTAGATCCTATGCCAGATTCACTTCTGCCTGATGATGAAAATATCAGCAGTGAAAACTATGAATCCTATCTTAATGCACTTACCGATATGTATGCAACGATCGATACGTTAAAAAAAGAACAATCTGCTATGCAATCCAAACGTCATTATTTGAAAAAAAGCATCAATGACATTACCGTTGAAGATAAAAGAAACCTGCTGCTATACCAGTTGCAGTATGCATTTTATAAGCTTAAAGGAGACCATCAGAAACAAACGATACAAGCCTATGAGAAATTACTGATCCAGGGAGAAGAGCGCTTCAAACAGAAACTGGACCAGGTTATCTTTGATATTCCGGCTCTCGAAAAAAAACTCACCCGGATCAATGCAAAATTTTCTCCCGTAGAACAGGAAGCCGTTGCACTCAAACTGTCAAAAGAACGTGAACTGATCGTTCGTGAAACGATCTCTGATGCATTAAGTAAAAAATTTCTTCGCAACGATATGGATATGATGAGTCTCATCACCACAAAGATCGATCAAACCCTCATGCTTTCTCTGGCTTATCTACAAAAAAAAGAGACCCAAAAAGCCCTCGACCTTTTCAATTCGGATACAGAAGCATTGCAGAGACTCACACCGGACCTCATTGACTACTATACAATCAAGCGCACTATTCTCAAAACAGTATTCCAAGAAGTGGCTGGCAATGTGGCACTGGCACTCTCCAATGTAGAGCAGAGTGCTGAAAGTATCTATGATTTCACCTATGGCAAGCTCACAGAAGCCCTTTTTGTCTTTAATGAAAGGGGTATTTCAACCCTCGATATTCTCAAAGTCATTTTGATCATAATTTTTGGATTTATGATCGCTGCATTCTACAAACGGAAGATCCTTAATCTCGCTACACAGCGTGAAAAGATCTCAATTTCATCCGCAAAAGCGATCTCCAATGCCGGCTATTATATTCTTGTATTTATCACATTATTGTTTGCACTGAAAAGTATCGGATTGGATCTTTCCAATCTTGGACTGGTTGCAGGGGCACTTTCTATCGGTATCGGTTTTGGTCTCCAAACACTTGTTTCCAATTTTGCGGCGGGTATCATTTTGATGTTTGAACGTACTATCCGTTTGGGAGATTATATAGAGATATCAGATACCATCCGGGGTACGGTCAGTGATATGAGAATGCGTTCAACCACCGTTACGACCAATGACAACATTGATGTCGTCATCCCCAACTCCTCTTTTATCCAAAACAATGTCATCAACTGGACGTTGGAGAATGATATCAGACGTATACATATCCCCTTCTCTGTTGCGTATGGAACCAGCAATGACAAAGTGGAAAAAGTGATCCTGGAAGAGCTGAGAAGCAGTGATATCAATTATGTGAAAAAAAATGCTAAATATCCTACTCTGATCTGGATGACCGCTATGGGATCAAGTTCAGTAGATTACGAACTTATTGTCTGGGTCAGAGGACAATCAACCCTGAAACCTTCGGGGACAAAATCAGATTTCTTGAAATTCATTTATGCAACGCTCAACAAACACCATATTGAGATACCTTTCCCACAAATGGACCTGCATATCAAAAACAAGGAATCCCAAAAAAAACAAAATGAATTTACAAAAGAAGAGACGGAGCCAAAAACACTCTAA
- the recO gene encoding recombination protein RecO, which produces MKGITIKGFILSVRKAKNEDTIALVLSPTEVRTYYRFFGARHSILQLGNLIDFEVEGEGGSFLPRLRSLSHMGFPWLFDKNRLLIWHNFIKRFEPHLKDAEEIDSFYFDLLLSAAKKWDKQNPKRIVCESYITLLEHEGRLHHDEHCYICETRIEEEIALMQSFIPAHPVCIYTPALPTKKVLDFFKSKKTVFLEDHEVDYLFEIVMKGL; this is translated from the coding sequence ATTAAAGGAATTACCATCAAAGGTTTTATACTGTCTGTCAGAAAAGCAAAAAATGAAGACACCATAGCACTTGTGCTGAGTCCTACGGAAGTAAGAACCTATTACCGTTTTTTTGGTGCACGACACTCCATTTTACAGCTTGGCAACCTGATAGATTTCGAAGTGGAAGGTGAAGGGGGCAGTTTTCTTCCCAGACTGCGCTCACTCTCACATATGGGCTTTCCCTGGCTCTTTGACAAAAACAGACTTCTGATCTGGCACAATTTTATCAAACGCTTTGAACCGCATCTCAAAGATGCAGAAGAGATAGACTCATTTTACTTCGATCTTCTTCTCTCTGCAGCCAAAAAATGGGATAAACAGAATCCTAAACGTATCGTCTGTGAATCTTACATCACACTGCTCGAACATGAAGGCAGACTGCATCATGATGAACACTGCTATATCTGTGAAACCCGTATAGAAGAAGAGATCGCCCTCATGCAGTCGTTCATCCCGGCACACCCGGTATGTATCTACACACCTGCACTGCCTACCAAAAAAGTACTGGACTTTTTTAAGAGTAAAAAAACAGTGTTCCTGGAAGATCATGAAGTGGACTACCTCTTTGAAATTGTGATGAAGGGGTTGTAA
- a CDS encoding NAD(P)/FAD-dependent oxidoreductase → MYDILYIGGGLNYAGAIVASKEGFKVALVETSLGHLGGTCLYEGCIPSKMFLHHANTVRQSKESVFTGKLVLDMPTLTAQKDELIASASESIRAQCKDVELIEGKGKLIAPHKVEVEGKIYEAEHIVIGTGSSPFIPEGIAYDGKAIITSTELLDLQKLPDNIAIYGVGAIGLEMASFFASAGVEVTLLSRHERLLGHAHPMIQEAMAKELEKQGITYLTGHAVSKAEATNRGVHITFENGTSGEYEQMLVATGRQPNTDVVATDEIAVKRGIETDDFFQTSLKKHFAIGDCNGKIQLAHAARAQALNVTMRIMGKKPQKLNLDHVVRFIHTLPMSYATVGQNRQRLEEKGIEFQESSVMLSQFKPAAFHQAGNGVMVVYADTSGLILGAEIFAPNAEELIPPVAMALAGGMTVSMAQQTIMAHPTFSEALERSYFRIG, encoded by the coding sequence ATGTACGACATTCTTTATATCGGCGGTGGTCTGAACTATGCAGGGGCCATTGTGGCTTCGAAAGAGGGGTTTAAAGTGGCGCTGGTCGAAACTTCACTGGGGCATTTGGGTGGTACCTGTCTGTATGAAGGGTGTATCCCTTCTAAAATGTTCTTGCATCATGCCAATACCGTACGTCAAAGTAAAGAGAGTGTGTTTACAGGGAAACTCGTACTGGATATGCCGACACTGACAGCCCAAAAAGATGAGCTCATCGCCAGTGCATCCGAATCCATAAGGGCACAATGCAAAGATGTGGAGCTGATCGAAGGTAAAGGCAAGCTCATCGCACCGCACAAAGTGGAGGTGGAAGGGAAGATCTATGAAGCAGAGCATATTGTCATAGGGACAGGGTCTTCTCCTTTCATACCAGAAGGTATAGCGTATGACGGAAAGGCGATCATCACCAGCACAGAGCTGCTTGATCTGCAGAAACTGCCTGACAATATAGCCATCTACGGGGTTGGTGCCATCGGTTTGGAGATGGCCAGTTTCTTTGCATCTGCAGGTGTAGAGGTGACACTACTCTCCCGTCATGAAAGGCTCTTGGGCCATGCACATCCGATGATACAAGAGGCCATGGCCAAAGAGCTTGAAAAGCAGGGGATCACCTATCTGACTGGCCATGCCGTTTCCAAAGCTGAAGCTACAAACAGAGGCGTACATATCACTTTTGAGAATGGCACATCGGGCGAGTATGAGCAGATGCTTGTTGCTACCGGACGTCAGCCCAATACGGATGTGGTCGCAACCGATGAGATCGCTGTAAAGAGAGGGATAGAGACAGATGATTTTTTTCAAACGAGTCTAAAAAAACATTTTGCGATCGGTGACTGTAACGGAAAAATACAACTGGCCCATGCGGCAAGAGCCCAAGCTTTGAACGTGACGATGCGGATCATGGGCAAAAAACCACAGAAACTGAACCTTGATCATGTGGTAAGGTTCATACATACCTTGCCTATGAGTTATGCAACCGTGGGACAAAACAGACAGAGACTCGAAGAAAAAGGCATAGAGTTTCAAGAGAGTAGCGTCATGCTGAGCCAATTTAAACCTGCTGCATTCCACCAGGCGGGGAACGGTGTAATGGTCGTCTATGCAGATACGTCAGGGCTCATACTGGGTGCAGAGATCTTTGCCCCTAATGCCGAAGAGCTCATTCCACCTGTGGCTATGGCCCTTGCAGGCGGGATGACGGTTTCGATGGCACAGCAGACCATTATGGCGCATCCTACGTTTTCTGAAGCACTCGAAAGGAGTTATTTCAGAATAGGATGA
- a CDS encoding efflux RND transporter permease subunit translates to MMRIINYFIENKSLNYVLLIFILFLGINSYYNIPKELFPEIALDKIAIRGAYAGASADNLDKMAVRDIEDELGNIQGIEKIETVIKSGTFSIVLDLNDGADKIDALNKAKDAIARSRQYLPSDMTEPTAELLMHNRPLIRLSLSSEHMTKGQLIETAKEVKSKIARNPYVSEVQIYGDADQEVSVQINEEAVRAYGLDPATLIDAISKTSYIYPIGDIKQSGNYIFLSTVHGKDNKEEWESALIKIGEKQVRLGDVAQVDITYPQDTTLSTFNGRNNITLVISKGPEGNAIHISRDLQTYAKEQLSKEFPDVYFDFYQDSSKPVEDRLNTVISNLMFGLVLVFLSMALLINVRIASIVAMGIPISFAIGIMFLYFTGYSINIVSLLGGLIVIGIVVDDAIVVSENIQRHLNEGMERKEAVYQGLKEMVLPVTLATLTTIAAFLPLFMLTGEIKNFIILIPITVIMILLGSLLESFFFLPLHADEFLKKQKNFINWEPLQEKYEALLHLVIRFKYIFLFTFVIVIPILTVLTIKMLNFQFFPGFDGNYLYITGKSNMDTTIEETDKIAKELEKYVLSKKETYALKSTSTVVGYRRSLAGADENGDNMLYITMELYDMEPQSFIDAYINPILNFSFMFNDPEKIRKKHTYDLAQDLRKEIAPMMKKYQLEELGVLEDKPGLIKNDIEINLSGKDAEQIVDAMTRIEEELSAIPYVKDVGNNAQLGKMEYKLRINAYGEQLGMSEVGIAQTLSGYFLDSRKAMTFSQNGVMEIRTKSIVKDAEKTLMNFMIPTPSGSVVKLTDVVDIEKVQAYEKIEKRDGNTVKSVFANIDKKKTTAVDVLKKIRPLLDTIRDEGIDVSLLGEQEKNQQFKNDMIRSLIIAVFLILITLLFIFPKVRYALMVMSVIPFSLLGALVGHMLIGINLSMPSVIGMLGLAGVVINDGIIMLDFLHGTHNAETFYERAKLRLRPILITSITTFLGLFTLIFYATGQAVILQPIAISIGFGLIWGTVLNLVYLPSLYAVVNKIQPVRES, encoded by the coding sequence ATGATGAGGATCATTAACTATTTTATAGAGAATAAAAGTCTTAATTATGTATTGCTCATTTTTATCCTTTTTTTAGGCATAAACTCTTATTACAATATCCCCAAAGAACTTTTCCCTGAAATCGCCTTGGATAAGATCGCGATCAGGGGTGCTTATGCAGGTGCCAGTGCTGACAATCTTGATAAAATGGCAGTGCGTGATATCGAAGATGAACTGGGCAACATACAGGGGATAGAGAAGATCGAGACCGTGATCAAATCAGGTACTTTTTCTATCGTTCTTGATCTCAATGATGGCGCAGACAAAATAGATGCTCTCAATAAAGCCAAAGATGCCATCGCACGCAGCCGACAATATCTTCCTTCGGATATGACCGAACCAACGGCAGAGCTGCTGATGCACAACCGGCCGCTTATCAGACTTTCTCTCTCCTCTGAGCATATGACCAAAGGCCAATTGATAGAAACGGCCAAAGAGGTAAAATCCAAAATTGCCAGAAATCCTTATGTCAGTGAAGTACAGATCTACGGTGATGCAGATCAGGAGGTTTCCGTACAGATCAATGAAGAGGCTGTAAGAGCCTATGGTTTGGACCCGGCTACGCTGATCGATGCCATCTCAAAAACCTCTTATATCTATCCCATAGGGGATATCAAGCAAAGTGGCAATTATATTTTCCTCTCTACAGTACACGGTAAAGACAACAAAGAAGAGTGGGAATCAGCACTGATTAAAATAGGAGAGAAGCAGGTGAGGCTCGGTGATGTTGCCCAGGTCGACATCACTTACCCTCAAGATACAACACTTTCGACGTTTAATGGACGGAACAACATTACCTTGGTCATCTCAAAAGGGCCTGAGGGAAATGCGATACATATTTCCAGAGACCTGCAAACCTATGCCAAAGAACAACTCTCCAAAGAGTTCCCGGATGTCTATTTTGATTTTTACCAGGACAGCTCAAAACCCGTCGAAGACCGGCTCAATACGGTCATATCCAACCTGATGTTTGGACTGGTTCTGGTATTCCTCTCTATGGCATTGCTGATCAATGTGCGTATCGCATCTATTGTGGCGATGGGTATCCCTATCTCTTTTGCCATAGGGATCATGTTCCTTTACTTTACGGGGTACTCTATCAATATTGTTTCCCTGCTTGGAGGGCTGATCGTCATCGGTATCGTGGTAGATGATGCGATCGTTGTTTCTGAGAACATCCAGCGTCATCTCAATGAGGGTATGGAGAGAAAAGAGGCTGTCTATCAAGGACTCAAAGAGATGGTATTACCTGTAACTTTGGCAACATTGACAACCATCGCTGCTTTTCTTCCTCTGTTCATGCTCACCGGAGAGATCAAAAACTTCATTATTCTTATTCCTATTACCGTGATCATGATCCTTTTGGGATCTCTTCTTGAAAGTTTTTTCTTTCTACCCTTACATGCGGACGAGTTTCTCAAAAAGCAGAAGAACTTTATCAATTGGGAACCCCTGCAGGAAAAGTATGAAGCGTTACTGCATCTTGTGATCCGTTTTAAATATATCTTTTTATTTACTTTTGTCATAGTAATACCTATTTTGACCGTACTCACGATCAAGATGCTCAATTTTCAGTTTTTCCCTGGTTTTGATGGTAACTATCTCTATATTACAGGGAAAAGCAATATGGATACGACCATTGAAGAGACAGATAAGATAGCCAAAGAGTTGGAAAAGTATGTACTTTCAAAAAAAGAGACCTACGCACTTAAATCCACTTCTACCGTTGTAGGGTACAGAAGGTCTCTTGCCGGTGCAGATGAAAATGGAGACAATATGCTCTATATCACGATGGAGCTTTATGATATGGAGCCTCAAAGTTTCATTGATGCCTATATCAATCCTATTTTGAATTTTAGTTTTATGTTCAACGATCCTGAAAAGATCAGAAAGAAACATACCTATGACCTTGCACAGGATCTGCGAAAAGAGATCGCTCCTATGATGAAAAAGTATCAGCTTGAAGAGCTTGGAGTCCTTGAAGACAAACCCGGCCTGATCAAAAATGACATAGAGATCAACCTTTCGGGCAAAGACGCTGAACAGATCGTAGACGCCATGACAAGGATTGAAGAGGAGCTTTCAGCCATTCCGTATGTGAAAGATGTAGGGAACAATGCACAGCTTGGAAAGATGGAGTACAAGTTGCGTATCAATGCCTATGGTGAACAATTGGGCATGAGTGAAGTAGGCATAGCACAGACCCTTTCGGGCTATTTTCTTGACAGCCGCAAAGCGATGACCTTTAGTCAGAACGGTGTCATGGAGATCAGAACAAAATCCATAGTGAAGGATGCTGAAAAAACCTTAATGAACTTTATGATCCCTACACCATCTGGAAGCGTGGTAAAATTGACCGATGTTGTGGATATCGAAAAGGTCCAGGCGTATGAAAAGATCGAAAAAAGAGATGGCAATACAGTCAAGTCTGTCTTTGCGAACATAGATAAGAAAAAGACGACGGCTGTGGATGTGCTTAAGAAGATCAGGCCTTTGCTTGATACGATCCGGGATGAAGGCATTGATGTCAGTCTTTTGGGAGAACAGGAAAAGAACCAGCAATTTAAAAATGATATGATACGCTCTTTGATCATCGCAGTCTTTTTGATCTTGATCACACTGCTTTTTATCTTTCCTAAGGTCCGTTATGCATTGATGGTCATGTCGGTCATACCTTTCAGTTTACTGGGTGCACTGGTAGGGCACATGCTGATCGGGATCAACCTTTCCATGCCTTCGGTCATAGGTATGTTGGGGCTCGCCGGGGTTGTGATCAATGACGGTATCATTATGCTTGATTTCCTGCATGGCACGCATAATGCAGAGACATTCTATGAAAGGGCAAAGCTAAGGCTCCGTCCCATTTTGATCACTTCGATCACTACATTCCTTGGACTCTTTACCCTGATCTTTTATGCAACAGGACAGGCAGTGATCCTTCAGCCTATTGCTATCTCGATAGGATTTGGTCTGATCTGGGGTACGGTCTTGAACCTCGTTTACCTGCCGTCATTATATGCCGTGGTCAATAAGATCCAACCGGTAAGAGAGAGTTAG